The Peromyscus eremicus chromosome 11, PerEre_H2_v1, whole genome shotgun sequence genome includes a window with the following:
- the Fst gene encoding follistatin isoform X2, producing the protein MVCARHQPGGLCLLLLLLCQFMEDRSAQAGNCWLRQAKNGRCQVLYKTELSKEECCSTGRLSTSWTEEDVNDNTLFKWMIFNGGAPNCIPCKETCENVDCGPGKKCRMNKKNKPRCVCAPDCSNITWKGPVCGLDGKTYRNECALLKARCKEQPELEVQYQGKCKKTCRDVFCPGSSTCVVDQTNNAYCVTCNRICPEPSSVEQYLCGNDGVTYSSACHLRKATCLLGRSIGLAYEGKCITKSCDDIQCGGGKKCLWDFKVGRGRCSLCDELCPESQSEEPVCASDNATYASECAMKEAACSSGVLLEVKHSGSCNSISEDTEEEEEEEDQDYSFPISSILEW; encoded by the exons ATGGTCTGCGCCAGGCACCAGCCCGGcgggctctgcctcctgctgctgctaCTCTGCCAGTTCATGGAGGACCGCAGCGCCCAGG CTGGGAATTGCTGGCTCCGCCAAGCCAAGAACGGCCGCTGCCAGGTCCTGTATAAGACCGAGCTGAGCAAAGAAGAGTGCTGCAGTACCGGCCGACTGAGCACCTCGTGGACCGAGGAGGACGTGAATGACAACACTCTCTTCAAGTGGATGATTTTCAACGGGGGCGCCCCCAACTGCATCCCCTGTAAAG AAACGTGTGAGAATGTGGACTGCGGACCTGGAAAAAAATGTCGTATGAACAAGAAGAATAAACCCCGCTGCGTCTGTGCCCCAGACTGTTCCAACATCACCTGGAAGGGTCCAGTGTGTGGGCTGGATGGGAAAACCTATCGCAACGAATGTGCACTCCTTAAGGCCAGATGTAAAGAGCAGCCGGAACTGGAAGTTCAGTACCAGGGCAAATGTAAAA agACTTGCCGGGATGTTTTCTGTCCAGGAAGCTCCACCTGTGTGGTGGACCAGACGAATAATGCCTACTGTGTGACCTGTAACCGGATTTGCCCAGAGCCCTCCTCTGTGGAGCAGTACCTGTGCGGGAATGATGGAGTGACTTACTCTAGTGCCTGCCACCTGAGAAAGGCCACCTGCTTGCTGGGCAGATCGATTGGCTTAGCCTATGAGGGAAAATGTATCA CAAAGTCCTGTGACGACATCCAGTGCGGTGGTGGAAAAAAATGCCTGTGGGATTTCAAAGTTGGCCGAGGCCGTTGCTCTCTCTGTGATGAGCTCTGCCCGGAGAGTCAATCGGAGGAGCCCGTCTGTGCCAGCGACAATGCCACTTACGCCAGTGAGTGTGCCATGAAGGAAGCGGCCTGCTCCTCTGGTGTGCTGCTTGAAGTGAAGCACTCCGGCTCTTGCAACT CCATCTCAGAAGAtacggaggaagaggaggaggaagaagaccaGGACTACAGCTTTCCTATCTCTTCCATTCTAGAGTGGTAA
- the Fst gene encoding follistatin isoform X3, protein MVCARHQPGGLCLLLLLLCQFMEDRSAQAGNCWLRQAKNGRCQVLYKTELSKEECCSTGRLSTSWTEEDVNDNTLFKWMIFNGGAPNCIPCKETCENVDCGPGKKCRMNKKNKPRCVCAPDCSNITWKGPVCGLDGKTYRNECALLKARCKEQPELEVQYQGKCKKTCRDVFCPGSSTCVVDQTNNAYCVTCNRICPEPSSVEQYLCGNDGVTYSSACHLRKATCLLGRSIGLAYEGKCIKAKSCDDIQCGGGKKCLWDFKVGRGRCSLCDELCPESQSEEPVCASDNATYASECAMKEAACSSGVLLEVKHSGSCN, encoded by the exons ATGGTCTGCGCCAGGCACCAGCCCGGcgggctctgcctcctgctgctgctaCTCTGCCAGTTCATGGAGGACCGCAGCGCCCAGG CTGGGAATTGCTGGCTCCGCCAAGCCAAGAACGGCCGCTGCCAGGTCCTGTATAAGACCGAGCTGAGCAAAGAAGAGTGCTGCAGTACCGGCCGACTGAGCACCTCGTGGACCGAGGAGGACGTGAATGACAACACTCTCTTCAAGTGGATGATTTTCAACGGGGGCGCCCCCAACTGCATCCCCTGTAAAG AAACGTGTGAGAATGTGGACTGCGGACCTGGAAAAAAATGTCGTATGAACAAGAAGAATAAACCCCGCTGCGTCTGTGCCCCAGACTGTTCCAACATCACCTGGAAGGGTCCAGTGTGTGGGCTGGATGGGAAAACCTATCGCAACGAATGTGCACTCCTTAAGGCCAGATGTAAAGAGCAGCCGGAACTGGAAGTTCAGTACCAGGGCAAATGTAAAA agACTTGCCGGGATGTTTTCTGTCCAGGAAGCTCCACCTGTGTGGTGGACCAGACGAATAATGCCTACTGTGTGACCTGTAACCGGATTTGCCCAGAGCCCTCCTCTGTGGAGCAGTACCTGTGCGGGAATGATGGAGTGACTTACTCTAGTGCCTGCCACCTGAGAAAGGCCACCTGCTTGCTGGGCAGATCGATTGGCTTAGCCTATGAGGGAAAATGTATCA AAGCAAAGTCCTGTGACGACATCCAGTGCGGTGGTGGAAAAAAATGCCTGTGGGATTTCAAAGTTGGCCGAGGCCGTTGCTCTCTCTGTGATGAGCTCTGCCCGGAGAGTCAATCGGAGGAGCCCGTCTGTGCCAGCGACAATGCCACTTACGCCAGTGAGTGTGCCATGAAGGAAGCGGCCTGCTCCTCTGGTGTGCTGCTTGAAGTGAAGCACTCCGGCTCTTGCAACT GA
- the Fst gene encoding follistatin isoform X1 has product MVCARHQPGGLCLLLLLLCQFMEDRSAQAGNCWLRQAKNGRCQVLYKTELSKEECCSTGRLSTSWTEEDVNDNTLFKWMIFNGGAPNCIPCKETCENVDCGPGKKCRMNKKNKPRCVCAPDCSNITWKGPVCGLDGKTYRNECALLKARCKEQPELEVQYQGKCKKTCRDVFCPGSSTCVVDQTNNAYCVTCNRICPEPSSVEQYLCGNDGVTYSSACHLRKATCLLGRSIGLAYEGKCIKAKSCDDIQCGGGKKCLWDFKVGRGRCSLCDELCPESQSEEPVCASDNATYASECAMKEAACSSGVLLEVKHSGSCNSISEDTEEEEEEEDQDYSFPISSILEW; this is encoded by the exons ATGGTCTGCGCCAGGCACCAGCCCGGcgggctctgcctcctgctgctgctaCTCTGCCAGTTCATGGAGGACCGCAGCGCCCAGG CTGGGAATTGCTGGCTCCGCCAAGCCAAGAACGGCCGCTGCCAGGTCCTGTATAAGACCGAGCTGAGCAAAGAAGAGTGCTGCAGTACCGGCCGACTGAGCACCTCGTGGACCGAGGAGGACGTGAATGACAACACTCTCTTCAAGTGGATGATTTTCAACGGGGGCGCCCCCAACTGCATCCCCTGTAAAG AAACGTGTGAGAATGTGGACTGCGGACCTGGAAAAAAATGTCGTATGAACAAGAAGAATAAACCCCGCTGCGTCTGTGCCCCAGACTGTTCCAACATCACCTGGAAGGGTCCAGTGTGTGGGCTGGATGGGAAAACCTATCGCAACGAATGTGCACTCCTTAAGGCCAGATGTAAAGAGCAGCCGGAACTGGAAGTTCAGTACCAGGGCAAATGTAAAA agACTTGCCGGGATGTTTTCTGTCCAGGAAGCTCCACCTGTGTGGTGGACCAGACGAATAATGCCTACTGTGTGACCTGTAACCGGATTTGCCCAGAGCCCTCCTCTGTGGAGCAGTACCTGTGCGGGAATGATGGAGTGACTTACTCTAGTGCCTGCCACCTGAGAAAGGCCACCTGCTTGCTGGGCAGATCGATTGGCTTAGCCTATGAGGGAAAATGTATCA AAGCAAAGTCCTGTGACGACATCCAGTGCGGTGGTGGAAAAAAATGCCTGTGGGATTTCAAAGTTGGCCGAGGCCGTTGCTCTCTCTGTGATGAGCTCTGCCCGGAGAGTCAATCGGAGGAGCCCGTCTGTGCCAGCGACAATGCCACTTACGCCAGTGAGTGTGCCATGAAGGAAGCGGCCTGCTCCTCTGGTGTGCTGCTTGAAGTGAAGCACTCCGGCTCTTGCAACT CCATCTCAGAAGAtacggaggaagaggaggaggaagaagaccaGGACTACAGCTTTCCTATCTCTTCCATTCTAGAGTGGTAA